Part of the Amblyomma americanum isolate KBUSLIRL-KWMA chromosome 7, ASM5285725v1, whole genome shotgun sequence genome, acctggggatatttaacatgtACTTGCATCGcaaagcatacgggcgccttttatGTTTCATCTGCATCGAaacgctggcgctgctgccaggtTCGATCGAGGGTATTCCGGTCAGGCTACGAagagcgctaaccactgagccaccgtgctgGGTACAGGCCGCTGAAGGGCCCGTTGACGCTTTCGTGCCATGATATTACGGCCGGGGTTACGCGTCCTCtcaacttttattttttcttaacaGTCTGCATCATACTgaagatatatatatacatcggCTGAGGTACTCCTTAACACGAAGCAATCAACGAAAAGCTGTTCCCCGAGGCGCCGTTCCCGCTACTGTTAAAATTACCGAGCACGCTTTTTATCCGTTAGCGCACACATTTTTTTTGGGGATGACTCCGTTACAGGTGCGGCCAAAGTAGAAATCTTGGCCAGATGCTTAGCCCTCCCGCGTCCGATACATCTCAACATCATCgaacataataaaaataattggttttgggggaaagtaaatggcgcagtatctgtctcatatatcgttgcgcacctgaaccgcgcagtaagggaaggaataaagggggaagtgaaagaagaaacgaagaaagtggtgccgtagtggagggctccggaataatttcgaccacctggggatatttaacgtgcactgacatcgcatagcgctcgggcgccttagcgtttttcctccataaaaacgcagccgccgcggtcgggttcgaacccgggaaatccagatcagcagtcgagcgccctaacaactgagccaccgcggcgggcctcaTCAAACATCACCATTCTGAACATCAGTGCAAGCGACCAGATTCCTGAACTAAGGAGTCAGCCCATCTTATTCGCCCAACCTTTAAAAAGCTTATAAACTTttatctttctctttctttctgacAAACGTAGCGTTCATCTTAGCTCCGCGTTCCGCCTCACGTACTGCAGCTGGATTTTGCCGCGGCTGACACTCCTTACGCTGAGGAGTACGCCGAATCTAGGCTGCTCACTGATGATGATTCGATTCTCCAACGGCTGCCACGGCACTTCACGCCGGACCTCCAGTCTGAGACACAAAGACGACGAAGAGGCCACGGGCACGTGAAGGGCGCTCGGCATAGCCACGTGGTCTTTGTGCAACGCCGCCGCTAGACCTACAGTACAGCCACTACAccttccccccccctccccccccgctCGTATGTGTCATGTgtttaaagagaaaaagaagaagatgAGCAGCGTTCTTGCTGCGTTATCTGGGGCGTTTCCATGGCTATACGCTGAGGCCTTGCTCGGGCTAGGCTTCCTGTATGAGCTCTTATGGGTAAAATTATTAGTTCATAATTGCCGCCACCGCTGACTTTAGCGCAAGTAATTTTgacaagaacgaaaaagaaaaggaagaaaaggaatgaaACGAGTGTCTACCGCGCGGTGTCCTTCCGCGTTTGGATTTTTGAAAGCACATCTAATCACACGTTCTTCAGAATGCTTTCCGAAAGAAGAAATAGTTCCTCTTCTATTTCACATACCCTTTCTTTTTCGTTAGCTACATCAAAGAAAATTTCATATACAGGTTTCGCAACATCGTTAAACTTCAATGAAAAGAtctgaagtgttttttttccttcaggagCAAAAAATTTCAACTTCACCCAATGCGAACAGAGATGAAAAAGAGGTGCGGCGGCGCGCGCCTATAAATATTCCAGCTCCTCCTCGCAGGCCTCACTCTGCGTTCGGGGAGCTTGCGTTTGCGTGTGGCGTGGTATTCCTGCTACAAAATGAGGGAGATCGTCCACGTCCAAGCGGGCCAGTGCGGCAACCAAATCGGCGCCAAAGTAAGTGACCGCTTTACGATGCATAATATTTGATGACACATTGCTTTCCCGATGCCCAGGAGCCTTCCGCCCTGTGTTTTGTGCTCACGTTTTGCGTGGTGTACGTGGCAGCATTTTCGAGATTCTCGTTGCAGGCTACGCGCTTACGTAAGTAGTGAGCTTTGTGCAAGTGTCAATTGCGGGCAGTCGCAGTTCTTCCCTCCTTAGTCGCGGCTTCTTCGAGCGAGAATGTTAGGCCCAACCACACATCTGACCTTCGGGGCTTGGCCGCCGTTTCCTATGCTTTTGTTTGAAGCCTGCTTGCCGTCTCAGAGTTACGATAGAAGAATTCTACAAGCTTCCGGTCGAGTTTTTCGCTGTACCACTAAAGCTGTGCCAATATTCCGAGAGCGGCGAGCTTCTTAGCTGGTGCGTCCgagctggttgaggcagcgttcCCTCGACTGCGGCACCCGGCAGCAGCCATGTTATGTCTGAAAGGTGTTTTCGCACCATATCGTGTTTTGCATGAATTCTGGGCTTTTAAGTGGTTTGGGGGTTATGGCTGTTTGATGTCACCTCACGCCAGTTATGACACTTTTCCTGCTCGCAGTTTTGGGAAGTCATATCGGACGAGCATGGAATCGATCCTTTTGGCGCCTATCATGGAGACTCTGACGTTCAGATAGAGCGTATAAATGTATATTACAACGAAGCGTCTGGTAAGTATCTGTCTGCATTTCGGCTGATGTTTTCAGTGTAGAGTTCTCGCGTCGGATGTCCTACTGCTTTTTCAAGCTGCTAAGACCCCGAAATAGGCTTGCTGACTTTGAACGAGCGCAGTGCGTAGATAGCCCCCTTGTGAGATGCAAAAGACTGTAGGTGATGTTCTAGCTCCTCCTCAAGGTATGACGTGGTAATTTAAATACGTTAATGCCCTTATATGCGTAATTAGGCAcactctacattcatagacccctgggcgcagtggtgtagcggttaagcgatgcgccactgccctgcgatggccggtgctgtcaccggtggggcttgtgatacGCGGGTTCCTGCTACCTGCCAAGGTTGGGCAGCTCGCTCCCAATGCGGTTTCTTGCTAGTGATGACGCCACAGGGCCACGTCACAACGTCAGCACCGACGATGACGTCGGCTTTTCTGCAACAGGAGAACCTTAACGCCATCACATTAAAATACTGGATGCATGTGCCCCACGATAGTCAATTAAATTCAAAAACCTCCTCCCTTGTCCGCCCAGCTGAGAGAAAAAGGGCACCACGTGACGCTTACGGACCAGAGAATGTCGTCGGTCGATCACGGTGTTGACAGCTGGAGCTGTTCTCTCGCGTCTGGTCGTCTGCAGCAGGCGACCACGGTCTTTCCAGGCGTCCGCCATTTTCAATCGTGAAGAAGCGAACGCACAATGGACACCGTGTTCGCTTATTCGGCCCAATGACGCGTGGTCAAATCGCGACCGCGCCAGACGTGTTTCGCAGGAGGCGGAACCATCAAGGCGTCCGTGTTTTCtaatgtcaatgcatgttaaacgACCTCCAAGCAAACGAAAAAATTCGGCACACTTAAATTACCCGCCGCGATGGGTAAGTGGTTAACGCGctgtctactgagccagagtacccgggcttgtacccgactgcggcggcctcgcaaaaggcacccgtgtgctgtgcgatgaaagaTTCCCAAggggtcgaaataattccggagccctccactacgaccccACACTCACTCCCTCATTTCTCCTTTCCCTGACGGCACAGTTCGTATGTCCACAGAGATAcgcgagagagttactgcgccatttcctttcctcaaaaccagttttaaGGCAACCACGTGACGAATGCAAGACGTGGGCGTTTGGATGCGGTTTGCAAACTTTATTTCAGGCGATCATTTTCTTTCGCGAAGTATGACACCACCCACAAACACGCGCGCATATGACACCACCCGCGCATATGACATCATCCGGAACGCAATACGAAGAATTCTTTAATCATACTTTTGGTGCAAAATTCCAGAACGCATGCAGTTCAAGATGCGTGTCATCGatatacaacagttgtatcttaccggtagtcacctacggggcagaaacgtggaggctagcgaaaaaggttcagctcaagttgagtacaacgcagcgagctatggaaatataaatgatagctgtaacgttaagggatCAGAGGCCGGCAAGTTAGCTGAGGAAAAAAACGTGGTGGGTTAGTGAcctcctagtctaaatcaaggaGAAATCGGCGTGGGCacgcaagagaaggcaagcgtagctgggggcggcagaaagttaggtgggcgtatgagatagtttgcaggcatacggtgggtgcagctgggaaaggaaagggttaattggagacatgggagaggtctttgccctgcagtgggcctagtcatggtgatgatgatgatgtcgttgGTTGGAAGCCCCTGTCGCAAACTTGCCTGCGGTTTGGCTTGCATGTGTAAGTTATATGGAACTAGAAATGATATGATAACTCCCGGAACGCTGTTAGACAAACGGTTGCGTCGCAACTTTGATACGAATGTCGGGAAAAGTGGCGCCACATGTAGGTCGGCCAGTGCCGAGCGCCACATGTAGGTCGGCCAGTGCCGAGTATATATATACAGATGAAatgcacatgtgtgtgtgtgaagtgGTGATGTTTGACTTGCTGTCTGCGTTATACGGCCTCTGGATGGTGCCACTCTTTTTGCTCGCCATCGTTCCTATATCGTCTAGTGGTAATCTCGtgcgcgcacgcaagcacgcgcgcacacgcatgTACCCGCGCGTGTAAGAGACACTGCGCCTTTACTTCCTCAAAAATCAGTTTTGAAGGTTGAGAGCACGCCGCAGTGAATCCCGACTTTGGCATGCGTTGCGTTTAATAGTAACCTTCGTTGCCACTTGTGATTATTTGCGGCCTCTATGGGGAACATGTGCTATCCAACTGCTGCAGCGACTGTTAAACTGTGGAACCAAAAAGTGGCTCCGAGAGCTGTCGGATCAGAGCAAAACCGAGaccaatttttaaagcgaaaagcaGTACGCCAGCGTTTCGAGCCGTCATCGGGGCCTCAAGTTAGACTTCGAATATAGCTACAGGTCACGGTAGCAggaagtttcaccttgaatgtaggtagaggtcaaacgataagcataactggtggtagtcagatTCGACACACGACCAGCAGCGAAACCGGCGGCTGTTACACCGTCTCGActttgacatttgaccttgacctttgatttTGACCTTGATCTTGACCTCCATTCAAGCGGGAAAGCTTCTTCCGGCATTCGCATGCGCAGGTCTTGAAAGTGGGTTGTGCATAAAACGGCGGTGAACTTTGATGCCTTCAGCGTACCCTAGGTGTGattgatgcgacgcctgccgtggagaccgacacccgaaccgcaccgtaaggaaaggaaagtgaaatgaaagttggttttaaggaaaagaaattacgcatgtctcgcatatctcggtggacacacgaaccgcgccgtaagcgaaggaaatgAAAGTTTAAAAGCGCCAGTAGCTGGACCgtaaacgtagccagggagaagCGCACTCAACGTTCTGCAGACGGCTAGCCGCGTCTCCTTGCCCTATACACCACAGCtatcgctctctaaccaggttcagcagtagttaaaccgaagCTATTTTTTCCGATTAGGGACGCGCGGCCGATTGATGGCGTACATCGTTTTCGGGCTCCTTTAAGCGGCTTCACGACGCAGATGCCCTCTGTGCCTTTGGTAGAGACCGGGGGCTGGAAATGCGTCGGACATGTGGCGTCGGGAGAGCGCTGCAGCGATCGTTTTTCCTAGGCACCCTACGTTCCACCGCTACCAGCCTTTGTGTGTTAACTGCCTTATGATCCGCAAGGAAAGCTGCGCAGCTTCCCTGATATGTTTTCGTATGTTAACTGCTTTCATTTGTGTCTTTTTTGCAGCGATTGTTGTCACATTATCGTCGAAATATTACCGTTGTACTGCGTCACACTCTATTCAGAGCGAAGGCATGGGCATCCTCCCTCGGGCGTAGCCAGTATGCGCGCGTCTGTTTGGGGTTTGCAAACActgaaaatttaaggaaaggcgAGGTAGCAATCTTACAGGGGCTGAACACTTGAATCCTAGCGCGGAGAGAGGGATCAAAGAACGTATGAAAAGGGCGGcgatataaaaaataaaacgaagtttttttatggaggaaaaacgctaaggcgcccgtgtgctatgcgatgtcagtgcccgttaaatatccccaggtggtcgaaaatattccggagctctccactacggctactctttcttcctttcttctttcgcatttcgtttccccaaaagccaattattattattagttcacGCTGCAAGCGTAAACAttgtcatttttttatttgatgCAGCAGTATAGTAACTTGCTTTGCGTGGTCCCTGTAGTGCATGCATTAAGTCCACCGTTGTGGACTGCTCGCGCCCTGCATTGCAGCTGTAATAATCATGTTTTAGTGTACAGCGCAACGCGGAGTAGTACATAATTGTGAGTTGCTGCGTCCAACTAGCTGGTGTCGGCGTACGCCTGACACGATATAGACAGTAGTGATCTTCACTTCTGACGCTGCTTGACACCGATATGTATACGTGTGGAGGAAGGAAACAATAATGCGGTTATGGTGAAAGGAACGGTGCAGCACATCAACGGGAAGGTACGAAGGATGAAgtgcaagatgaaaaaaattagCCGCGGTTTAACTATACTGCTGAACctcgttagagagcgaaagctgtggcgtatcAAGCAACTAGAGGCGGCTTGGCGCCTGCAACGGTTAGTGCCTTCCGCACACTGAAAtacgcagcgcgcccaccctggcaggcgTCGATGGtggatcgcgagaggttgctcacccaacgaacgcagtgccgcgtgtctgccgcaacGTTGCCAGCGCCAAAGAatgcagcccacacctctctctcGCCACCGCTACGTAGTACCTCAAATCGCGAAtgaggcatccactgacccagagagccagttatgcgctcttccctTCCTCATAATCATTGGAGTCcagaacgttgtcaatgccaagcctaatgaacgcaatgaacgccggcggcctatagctaagtgccgcgtttctgccacagcgttgccGATGCCAACGCACACAAAGAACAACTGTAAGTATAGCGACACGTAGCTTAAAGCGTCCGCTCTTTATCGGCTTCGGCTCAGCTCCGGAGCTGCTGAAGGTCGCCTGAAGACCAAGCGACGGAGTCGACGAAACTCGCAGAACATGACGTAatgaagttttcgctttaaaagagaaaGCGATGCCGCATTAAAAAGCTCCTGGTTAATTTCATCATGATGGAAGTCTTTTAGGTGCAGTCGTTTGCAGTCATAACAGACACGAGAAGAGAAGACGCTACtaagcaagcaaataaaaaatggcAGCCTATCCTGCGATGAGATGCGGCGTATCGATTACATTGATCGCTTTCCCATTTCGTATTTGAGTTTGGGTTCGCCGTCGCTTGCGCGTTTAATTGAAACGTATTGTTCGAGTGGAAGAATTCTCCTTTCTGTAGCATTCCGTATAAGAGCACCCGCCAGGAGATTAAGGTATCAGTAGTAAGCGTAGGCGTCTTTTCTAGCACTGTGTGTGACTGAGTTTTCTTTTCATGGAGGAGGTAAATAtgtgcctcgggccatcctggttgacctGGAACCGGGAACCATGGACTCTGTGCGCTCGGGACCCTTTGGGCAGCTCTTCCGTCCGGACAACTTTGTGTTCGGTAAGCGGCTGCTCCTCGTTGTCCGAAGGAACTTGTGCGCTTTTGCGTTTGTCATTTTTGAACGCGGAAAACCAGCGGGACTAAAGCACGCACTCAAGTGAGCGCATTGTCCACTGCCTTGTTTCAGCCGTTTCAGTCGCTGCGTAACGCAAGTGTCAAATCAAACTAAACAGAATAACTGAAGCGCCAACACAAGAAAACAGAATAGCGGCTGGAGATTTCAGGTCATGTACATTAACCATTCCACCCAGCAGTCTTCGAGCCCTCCAAGAATATACGAAATGCTCTAAAGGCTCTGGGGATAAGGCATTTGGACTGTTGAGGTCTAACAACTCGCGGAGAGGCACTGGACATTTTTTTGTACAGATTGAGCAAGTCTACCGATAGACTACGTGTTTAGCGCATATGGCGGTGATCGGCCCGTTTTTGCAGGCTTAAAACTTCAGGCCAACCGATCCGCCTGTTTATTGTGGAAGTTTACTCATTTCTACTACCTGGTTTCAGGAGTTTAGGCAGTTTTCAAGCAGTGCGAAGAGACACCTCTTTTATTCCTCAGATGACATTCATGGATACGCAGTTGTGTCAGCTGGAAATCTGAGGCACTGACCAGCTTCCGTGGATGTCAGTTAACCGCGTGGCTGAAGTGTTCATTGACCCTCGCAAAGTTGTCTATCACATGGGTCAACGAACTCGCGTCGCCCTTTTCGTCTTTCACTGTCTCGAAAAAAAGCGAAGACGAGTGTATTGGAGGGTGTTATTTTTGCGCTCTTTATTGTTTactgttttgtttgcatttttcgTGTATTCAGTAGCTTACGTATATTTGTACCTTTCTATAAAGCGCGTTCCCCTGTTCGTTCGAACTACATACAATCCGCGCACATTGTGTGGGCACCTGTTTGTGAGCTAAATTGGCACCTTGATTTTTCTTGATGTTTTCCTACTTGCAGTACGCCAGCTCTTTCCTCGGTGTTCGTAATGTCCGTTGCCTCAAGTGTTTAATAGCAACGCCCATATACGGCACTATATACTGCCATAGCTGAAAACCGCTAAGTTTCCCTGGTAGCCGTGAGACTGTTAATGATGTTCATCAGTAGTACAAGAGAGCATGGTGCCGGGCTAGTTGCTGCCGCATGATGTGAAGAAACCGGCACGAAAGCCAAACGAATGACAGAAGAAAGAACACATAGGGCATAAGCGTTGGTGACTGTCTCATGTATATTTTTTTATGTCCTTCGTTCGCTTTTCGCACAGATTTCACATTTTAGCCATTACATTCGCTCTCAGCAGCTCTCCTAGATTCCCTTTTCGTCCTCTCAATAGCCGTGACGGGGAAAAGAAGGGTGCATGTGTCCTCACTTCTGGGACATTTAAAATATTTCCATTCATTCGTTCCAGCAATTAATCATTTGATTTCTTCACAAGGCACACTGCATGTAAGGTTAACTCTGCATCTAAAGTTAGCATTAAGCTATTAAGAGTGCTGGGACCCGAGAAAGTCTCCTGTTGCCAGGAGGCAGCAAAAGCAGCCTTAATTAGAGCATTTTATCGGCAGAAAGTAAGTCAGTAAACTCTTTTCTGGCGCCTATGTGACTCCTGTCAGCAGTACGTTTAGTTTTCGCACGCATCTGAGCGTTGATTCGCCGTCTAAATCATTTCGTCAAAAGTATACGCCTTTCGCTATCTGCCCTTTCAGGACAGAGTGGTGCTGGCAACAACTGGGCCAAAGGCCACTACACGGAGGGCGCTGAATtggtggactcggtgctcgacgtcGTCCGCAAGGAAGCCGAAGACTGCGATTGCTTGCAGGGTTTCCAGCTCACGCATTCCCTGGGCGGCGGCACTGGATCTGGCATGGGAACACTGCTGATCTCGAAGATCCGggaagagtaccccgatcgcataATCAACACATTCAGCGTTGTTCCATCCCCCAAGGTTTGTGACTATAATCAGTTCTGAAGTCTGATGACCTTGTTGTACATTGGTGGCATTTTTGTCTTTCTTTAAGCTGACTGCACTGGCTTTCCCTGATGCCTCACGTGTGTGGTTCTGATTGTCTTTCTGCCCATTTCTGTAGGTTTCGGACACCGTCGTCGAGCCTTACAATGCCACCCTCTCAGTGCACCAGCTTGTGGAAAACACGGACGAAACCTTCTGCATCGACAACGAGGCGCTCTatgacatctgcttccggacgcttAGGCTCACAACTCCAACCTATGGAGACCTCAACCACCTGGTTTCTGCGACAATGTCGGCTGTCACTACATGTCTCAGGTGGGTGGCTGACTTGCGTCTGTACTTTTGCATCAAAACTGGTATGCAAATGGAGCCCGAGTCCGAAATGCAAGTTACAATTTTCATATCTGCTCACAGCACAGGGATTTTTGATTTGAAAATTCCGACAGTTCTGGCAGGTGTGCATGAGCGTAGGATACTTACTTGGCGGAGGGCGGCAGGACGAGGAAGCAGCAAACTAGCGCCGAGAAAGCCGACAATCTAGCGCGCTCAAAAACTCTGCTTATGACAATAACGTGCACATTCCAGACGGCCGATAATGACGATAGTCTGTTGGCCACGCAGGATTAAAACGCTACTCTGTGCTTCGTGAAAAGTTCGAAAGCAGTTCAACCTTGCTTGAAGTTAATCGTACTTCGGTTTGTGAATCTCCTGCTCGTGATCCTGACCGTTCAGCATCATATAATTGCAGTTGCCATGAAGGAATGGCACCAGGAGTGGCACCAGAGTATACACGAACTATTGGCCTTTCTCGCGAATTGGCATCCATATTCACGAAGGCTCTTCACTTCTCTTTCAGGTTTCCAGGACAGCTGAACGCCGATCTTCGCAAACTGGCCgtgaacatggtgcccttcccgcgCCTCCACTTCTTCATGCCTGGCTTCGCTCCACTCACGTCCCGCGGAAGCCAGCAGTACCGGGCTCTGACGGTGCCGGAactgacgcaacagatgttcgacgccaaaaacatgatggctgcttgcgacccccgccacggccGTTACCTGACGGTGGCTGCTGTGTTCAGGGGCCGAATGAGTATGCGCGAAGTGGATGAACAGATGCTCAACGTCCAGAACAAACACTCGGGCCAGTTCGTCGAGTGGATCCCGAACAACGTAAAGACTGCCGTGTGCGACATCCCACCTCGCGGCCTCAAGATGTCTGCTACCTTCATTGGtaacagcacagccattcaggAGTTGTTCAAGCGGATCTCTGAGCAGTTCACTGGTAAGTACTGCTTGTTCTAGAAGTGCCTATTTGACCCTGTGCGGGGCAGCTGGAAGCATGTGTGCCCCTTGCTTCATGTGTTGGAAAACGGGGAATGGTGCCCCTCCGTAGAATATTTTTTTCCGTGGTGAATACTACCGAACTATCACAGAAACCGTTTAGCGTGATTTTAGTGTGCTATATTCGGATACCACAATACGGCAAATTCCCATCAAAGGAAACTCCAGCCCATGACGTCGACCAATTCTTTCTCTTGGCCGATtctgcccccctcccccttgaCAGATCCCCTTGGTAGGCTGGCATGAAGTCTCAGGGGTGGCCGATAAATGGGGAATAACCATATCTTAATTGGATTAACCACGGCGTCATGTGCATACAT contains:
- the LOC144097287 gene encoding tubulin beta-4 chain-like; amino-acid sequence: MREIVHVQAGQCGNQIGAKFWEVISDEHGIDPFGAYHGDSDVQIERINVYYNEASGGKYVPRAILVDLEPGTMDSVRSGPFGQLFRPDNFVFGQSGAGNNWAKGHYTEGAELVDSVLDVVRKEAEDCDCLQGFQLTHSLGGGTGSGMGTLLISKIREEYPDRIINTFSVVPSPKVSDTVVEPYNATLSVHQLVENTDETFCIDNEALYDICFRTLRLTTPTYGDLNHLVSATMSAVTTCLRFPGQLNADLRKLAVNMVPFPRLHFFMPGFAPLTSRGSQQYRALTVPELTQQMFDAKNMMAACDPRHGRYLTVAAVFRGRMSMREVDEQMLNVQNKHSGQFVEWIPNNVKTAVCDIPPRGLKMSATFIGNSTAIQELFKRISEQFTAMFRRKAFLHWYTGEGMDEMEFTEAESNMNDLVSEYQQYQEATVDDEGEFDATPAEAL